Below is a window of Arthrobacter sp. ERGS1:01 DNA.
AAGGTCGCGTTGGTTCTCGCGCGTGGGCGTGAGCTCGTTGAGCACGCTGGCCTGCGGGGTGTAGAAGCGGTAAGCGTCAAAATGCGTGCAGCGGATCTTATTCTCCTCCACCACGGCGTCCGTGCCGCCGGAGCCAAGGCGCAGTTCCAGGTACTCGTGCCGGACCTCGTTGGCTTCCTGCTTGTAGACCATGGCCCATTCGTGCAGCCCGAAGCAGCCAAACTGGGCCGGGCGGGCGGCCGTGCGGCCCAGGATGATCCGGGCAAACTCCACCGCCTCCTTGCGCTGGGCCAGGAACGCCTGTGCATCAAGAACGACGGCGGCACCTTGGGTGGGTGCCCCGCAGGCCTCCCGTTCGGCGTCGGTCGCTGCACGGTAGAACTTCCAGCCGAGCCGCTCAGCCGCGTCGTCCCCGTGCAGCACCACCCCGGCGCCGGGGTGCCAGCGCCGCAGCTGGCCCGGCTTCTGGGTGTAGTAGGTGAACAGGAAGTCCTCCACCGGATGCTTCTGCCCGGCGGAGCGGCGCGCCAGGTACGGGACGGCGTAACGGTCAACGCGTTCCGCGTGGGCCACGGCCCGGGCCTGCCAGGCGTCCCGGTCAAGGAGCTGGAGTGTCGGTGTCCTCATGCCTCAATTATCCGGCACGGCGTCCGCATGGGTCGCGGCCTCGATCAACGCCATCATGGTGCGATGCAGCGCCATGGCGGAATCCCTGTCCAGGCCCAGCCGCGCCATCATGGTCCCGGGCACGGCGAGGGCCTTGCTGCGCAGTGCGGCGCCGGCCTCGGTCAGGTCAACGGCAAGCGCCCTTTCATCGGACGCCGACCGCTGCCGGGTCACATAGCCCAGGGCCTCCAAGCGCTTGAGGAGGGGGGAGAGGGTGGCGGATTCCAGCAGCAACGCGTCGCTGAGGTCCTTGACCTTCCGCGGCGCCTTTTCCCACAGGGCCAGCATGACCAGGTATTGCGGATGCGTCAGGGAAAGTTCGGCGAGCACGGGCTTATAGGCCGCGATCACGCTGCGTGAGGCAACACTGAGGCCAAAGCACAGCTGGCGCTCCAAGAGCAGGTCATCCACCGATGTATCGGTGTCCAAATCGGTCATGGGATCCTCCTGGGCTGCGGTGGGGCGGCACCCCAATTACTTAGTGCACTAACTAACAGGGTACTATGGATTTAACAGTTGTCACGAATACTGCAAAGGGGCTCCATGAAAGACGAACGATTTGTCCACAAGTTCATGCGTTTCACCGGCCATCTGCGCACCATTTTCGGCCCGGCCCACAGCAGCCCGCTGGATCATGAGATGACGGCGGAAAACAAGGCCCTCCTGAAGGCCCAGGAGGCGGCCGCGGAACAGTGGACCACGCTCACGCGCCCCGACGGCAGCACGTACCTCGTCCCCAAGGATCCCGACGACCAGTCCCTGCGCTAACCCGCGGGGCAGGAACCTGCCCCGTGCCATTGCGGCCGCACCGGCGTAAGATTGTGAGACATGCATCACACGTCGTGCGGTGCTGGGAATGTTTGGCGCTGGCAATGCGTGATGCTGAGAATGTGTGGCGCTGGGAAGAGGTGTTGGTGATGGCTGGTGAGGGAACGTTCGTCAACAAGTTCATGCATGCGACGGACCATGTCCGCAAGGTCCTGGGCCCGGCGGACCAGGGCGACATGGATTCACCCGTAGTGCACCGCCACGACGCGTTCGAGGATGAAAGCGATGCCGAACTCTCGCAGATCATCCAGCGCACGGATTCCTCCGGCCACCATTACGCGATCCGCCGGGATGAGGCAACGGACTAGTTAAAAAGCTAACGCAAGGGATGCAGCCGGTTCTTGAGGTCTCAAGGCTGCAGCCCTTGCGTTTTCACGTGTGTGGAAACGGTGATCGAGCTTGTCGAGATCTCGACAAGCTCGATCACCGTTTCATGCCGGCGGTTGCTAGCGCCCGGTGCCGCCGTAAACGGTTGCCTCGTCGTCGCCGTCGAGGTCAAAGGCCTGGTGCACGGCGCGCACGGCGTCATCGAGCAGATCGGCCCGTGTCACCACGGAGATGCGGATCTCGGAGGTGGAGATCAGATCGATGTTGACGCCGGCGTCGGACAGGGCCTGGAAGAAGCGGTAGGACACGCCCGGGTTGGAGCGCATGCCGGCGCCGATCAGCGAGAGCTTGCCGATCTGGTCGTCGTAGATCAGGTCCTCGAAGCCGACGTCGGCCTGCTTGGCGCGCAGGGCGTTCAACGCGTCCTCGCCCTCCACCATGGGCAGGGTGAAAGAGATGTCGGTCTTGCCGGAACCTTTCGTGGAAATGTTCTGCACAATCATGTCGATGTTTGAATGCGCACCGGCGATGATGCCGAAAATCATGGCGGCCTTGCCGGGGATGTCGGGCACGCCGACAACGGTGACTTTGGCTTCCGAACGGTCGTGGGCCACGCCGGAGATGATTGGCTGCTCCAAGGCAACTCCCTCTGAGATCTTGATTTTGTCGTCGGGGCTGGGCAAAACCCAGGTACCCTCATGGTCGCTGAACGAGGACCGCACGTGAATGGGCAGTCCAAATCGCCGGGCGTATTCAACGCAGCGCAGGTGCAGGATCTTGGCGCCCGAGGCCGCCATTTCCAGCATTTCCTCGCTGGAGATCTTGCTGATCTTTTGGGCGCTGGAGACTACCCGGGGATCGGCCGTGTAGACGCCGTCGACGTCGGTGTAGATTTCGCAGACATCGGCGTCCAGGGCTGCGGCCAGCGCCACCGCGGTGGTGTCGGAGCCGCCGCGGCCCATGGTGGTGATTTCGTTGGTGGCCCGGCTCATGCCCTGGAAACCGGCCACGATGGCCACCTTGCCCTTGTCAAGGGCGGTGCGCACGCGGTGCGGGTCAACATCGATGATGCGGGCCTTGCCGTGGATGCCGTCGGTGATCATGCCGGCCTGGCTGCCGGTGAACGACTGGGCCACGCCGCCCTGGGAGCTGATCGCCATGGCCAGCAGGGCCATGGAAATTCGCTCACCGGCGGTCATGAGCATGTCCAGCTCGCGGGCCGGCGGGTGCTCGGAAACCTGGGCGGCCAGGTCCAGCAGCTCGTCGGTGGTGTCGCCCATGGCGGAAACCACCACGACCACTTCATGGCCGTCATTTTGGGTTGCCATCACGCGGCGGGCAACACGAAGAATGCCCTCGGCATCGGAGACGGATGATCCGCCGTATTTTTGAACGATCAAGCTCATGGGTGCACACTCATCGGCTAACCTAACGCAACAAAAACAATCGTGACTTTGGAAAATCTTTCGCTGCCGCTCACGCCGAAACCGCGCCACTGCGCGGGGCCGGTGCGGCAATGTTGGCGCGGGAGGCAGTTGAGGCAAGTTTAGACCCGGGAGGGCAGCAACTTGGAATTGCGGTGTCCACATGACGGACCGATGTGTGTCAGCACTCGGTCATTTGGCCGCCGGGCCGCCCCAAAACTACGACCCCGGGATGACGCCCGGGCTGCGAACCTCGCCCTAGGATGGGGAAAAGGCCCACATCGGGGCCATGGGGGAGGGGGCGTTGCCATGAGTGATCCGGTTCCACAGACAGGTCCATTGGGTGGACATGACGTGCCGGGAGCGGCCGCCGCGGCACCGCCCGGGCCATTCCGGGGCCTCGCCGCCACCGGCATTTCGCGGCGCTTCGGCAGCGTCCCGGCCGTGGTGGACATGGACCTCCACGCACCCTCCGGCGAGGTCACGGCCCTGATCGGCCCCAACGGCGCGGGAAAGACCACGCTGCTGCTGGTCCTGGCCTCGCTGCTGGCCCCGGATACGGGCCACGTCAGTGTCATGGGCATCGACCCCGGCAAGGACCCGGTGGCCGCCCGCGCCAGGATCGGTTGGATGCCCGACACCCTCGGTGTTTGGGAATCCCTGACGGCCCGGGAAATCCTTGCGGCCATGGGACGGTTCTACGCCCTGCCCAAGACGGCCATCCCCGGCCGGGTCACCGAACTTTTGGAGCTGGTGAACCTGACTGGGCTGGCTGACCAGAAGGCCCGGGTGCTTTCCCGCGGGCAGCAGCAGCGGCTCAGCCTGGCCCGGGCCTTGATCCACAACCCCGACGTGTTGTTGCTCGACGAACCCGCATCCGGCCTTGACCCGGGATCCCGGGTGTCGCTGCGCCACATCCTGCGGAAGCTGGCGGCGGAAGGCAAGGCAGTGGTCGTCTCCTCCCACGTGCTGGCGGAGCTCGACGAAATCGCCGACCGGGCGGTGTTCGTCAACGCGGGCCGCACGGTGCTGGCCCAGACCGTGGCACAGGCGTCCACCCAGGGCCGCCGCTACGCCATCGCCGCACTCGACCCCGGCCGGCTGACCGCGGAACTGGCGCGGCTCGGCGTCGTCGTTGCGCCTGAACCCGGACGGCAGGGCTCGGTGCTGGTGGCGCTGGGCACCGAGGCCGACGCCGCACGGCTGTTGGCTGACCTGGTCCGCGCCGGTGTGCCGGTCTCGGCCTTTGCGCCGGCGTCGGGCGCCCTGGAGGAAACGTACTTGAGCATGGATGTGGAGCAGCGATGACCAACAGTGTGCAACTGCCCGACGCGGCCGTTCCCCCATCCGGGGGCCGGCGCGGATTTGGCGGATATGTGGCGGGAATTGCGGCCGTGACGTCCCTGGAGATGCGCCAACGCCTGCGCTCCCGCGGCTGGTACATCATGCTCGGCGTCTGGTTCGTGATCATTGGCGCGGTGACGGCGCTGACCTGGTTCAGCTGGGACAACGCGAGAAGTGCCAATGGCGACTTCGGCAACAGTTCCGTGCCGGGCTCGCTGATCTTTGAGATTGTGCTGGCCTTTGTGCTGTTTTTTGCCTTGCTGGTGGCGCCGGCATTTTCCGCGAACGCTGTCAACGGCGACCGGGCCGGCGGCACGCTCGCCATCTTGCAGGTGACGCTGCTGCGCCCCGGACAAATCCTGTGGGGGAAGTTCCTGGCGTCCTGGCTTGCCGGGCTGGCCTTCCTGGTGGCGAGCGTGCCGTTCCTGGTGTTCGCCATCCTGCTGGGCGGACTAGGCGCCGGCCACATCTTGGTGGCATTGCTCATGCTTGCCGTGGAGGTGGGCGTGGTTTGTGCCGTGGGCGTCGGGGTGTCGGCCCTGGCCAACAGGCCGTTGTTTTCCATTGTGGTCACGTACTTGTTGGTGGCCGCCCTGGGGCTTGGGACTGTGATCGCCTTTGGCCTTGGCACGCTGGTGGCCACCCCGGGCACCGTGCTGGCCAACCAGAGCTACTACAAGGGGCAGGCCGTCGAGCTCGGCGGGCAGGGGCTTCCCCCAGGCATCACCGACCAGAACAGCGAGTACGCTTGCTTTGGGCCGCTGACCGAGCAGCCTGCCGCGCACACGGAGCGGCTTGCCTGGCTGCTGGCCATGAATCCGTTTGTCGTGGTGGCCGACGCCATTCCCTACCGGGTGCCGGCCTCGCAGGACGAATCGCCCAGCGGCATCTTCGAGGTCATCAGCCAAGGTGCACGGGCCGCCGAGGCCGGGCCGGCTGCCACCACGCAGTGCGCCAACGGCAGGGTCAGCCCCGCGTACCTGAGCCAGACAACGCCGCTGTGGCCGCTGGGACTGGGCTTGCAGCTGCTCGTGACCGCGATCCTGCTGGCGCTGGGCTGGCGCGCACTGCGCACCCCTGCCAGGAAGTTGGCCACGGGGACGCGCGTGGCGTAGCGGGGAAGCACACCATTCACCGGTGGTCGAGCTTGTCGAGACCACGTGGCCTCGACAAGCTCGTGGCCTCGACAAGCTCGTGGCCTCGACAAGCTCGTGGCCTCGACAAGCTCGACCACCGGCGTTGCCGGCTACTGCAACACGGGCACCGAGGTCCGCGGCGCCGTCATCATGACTGCGTCCTCCGGGATCTGGCGGACGGCACCCTTGTCGGCGCTCGTCGCCATGGAGGCGTAGGCGCGCAGGGCCGCGGAAACCTCGCGAACACGGGCCGCCGGGCGGTAACCGGTGGTCGACTCGAGCAGCTCGCGGCGGGCATCCAGTTCGGCCGGGTCGACCATGAGCTCCAGGCCGCGGTTGGGGATGTCGATCCGGATGATGTCGCCGTCCTGCACCAGGGCGATGGTGCCGCCGGAGGCTGCCTCGGGGGAGACATGGCCGATGGAGAGCCCGGAGGTGCCGCCGGAGAAGCGGCCGTCGGTGATGAGCGCGCAGACCTTGCCCAGGCCCAGGCCCTTCAGGAACGACGTCGGGTACAGCATCTCCTGCATGCCGGGGCCGCCGCGCGGACCCTCGTAGCGGATGACCACCACGTCGCCGGCCTTGACCGTCTTGGACAGGATCTTTTCCACGGCTTCGTCCTGGGATTCGCAGACCACGGCGGGGCCCTCGAACGTCCAGATGGATTCGTCGACGCCGGCGGTCTTCACGACGGCGCCGTCCACGGCGATGTTGCCGCGGAGCACGGCCAGGCCGCCGTCCTTGGAGAATGCGTGCTCAACGTCGCGCAGGCAGCCCTCTGCGGCGTCGGTGTCCAGGGACGTCCACTCGGCCGACTGCGAGAACGCGGTGGAGGAGCGCTGGCCGCCCGGGGCTGCGGTCCACAGCGCCAGCGCCTTTTCGGTGGCCTTGCCGCCGCGGATGTCCCAGTCGTCAAGCCAGCCGGTCAGGTTGTCCGAGTGCACGGACTTCACGTTGGTGTGGAGCAGCCCGCCGCGGTTCAGCTCCCCGAGGAGTGCGGGGATGCCACCTGCACGGTGCACGTCCTCCATGTAGAACGTCTTGTTGCCGGCCACGTTCGGGGCAACCTTGGCCAGGCACGGCACCTTGCGGGACTTCGCGTCGATGTCCTCGAGGTCGTACTTTAGGCCGGCCTCCTGCGCTGCGGCCAGCAGGTGCAGGATCGTGTTGGTGGAGCCGCCCATGGCGATGTCCAGGGCCATGGCGTTGTCGAACGCCTCGAAGCTGGCGATCGAGCGCGGCAGCACGGAGTCGTCGTCGTCCTCGTAGTAGCGCTTGGCCAGGGCGACGGCGGTGGCTCCGGCGCGCTGGTACAGCTCCTTGCGGGCGGTGTGGGTGGCCAGCAGCGAGCCGTTGCCCGGCAGGGACAGGCCAATGGCCTCGGTCAAGCAGTTCATCGAGTTGGCGGTGAACATGCCCGAACAGGAACCGCACGTGGGGCAGGCATTGTCCTCGATGAGTTCGATGTCGGCGTCGGAGACCGTGGCGTCCACGGCGTCGGAAATGGCGTTGACCAAATCCAGGGAGCGGATGGAACCGTCGGTCAGGGTGACCCGGCCGGCTTCCATGGGGCCGCCGGAGACAAACACGGTGGGGATGTTCAGGCGCAGCGCGGCCATGAGCATGCCGGGGGTGATCTTGTCGCAGTTGGAGATGCAGACCAGCACGTCGGCGCAGTGGGCGTTGACCATGTACTCGACGGAGTCTGCGATCAAATCGCGTGAGGGCAGCGAGTAGAGCATGCCGCCGTGGCCCATGGCGATGCCGTCATCCACGGCGATCGTGTTGAATTCGCGGGCGATTGCACCGGCTTCGTGAATGGCGTCGGAGACGATCCGGCCCACGGGTGCGAGGTGGGTGTGGCCGGGGACGAACTCGGTGAAGGAGTTGGCGACGGCGACGATCGGCTTGCCGATGTCGGACTTGGCAACGCCGGAGGCCATCATGAGGGCGCGGGCGCCCGCCATGTTGCGGCCGTGGGTGACTGTGCGTGAACGTAATGGAGGCATGTCTAACAGTTAACCAGCTGAGAGCTTGCTGGAGAAGACGGTGCTGATACTAGTAGTGGCAGTGCTAGATTTACGTGGGTGAATGAAGAACGACGCCGGGAGCTGGGACAGTTCCTGCGCGACCGCCGCGCCAACCTGGTCCGCGCCGAGCTGGGACTGCCGCCCATTGGCCGCAGCCGCACCCTGGGATTGCGGCGCGAGGAGATTTCCGCCTTCGCGGCCGTCAGCGTCACCTGGTACACCTGGCTGGAACAGGGCCGGGACATCAACCCCTCACGCCAGGTGCTCGAATCCATTGCCCGCGTGCTCCGCCTGACCGCCGCCGAACAGTCGTATCTGTTGGCGATGGGCGGGTACGCCGCCGTGCCCACGGCCGAGGTGGTGCCGATCGAGGCGGCCCCCGCACATCTGCAGGCCCTCCTCGACGCCCTCGATTTCCCGGCATTTGCCGTGGCCCCTGATTGGGGGATCGCCGGCTGGAACAACGCCTACGAGTTGCTGTACTCACGGATTGCCCACGTGGGCCCGGAGGAGCGGAACCTGTTGTGGCTGATCTTCACTGATCCGCAACTGCGCCGGATGCTGCCCGATTGGGAGGAGACGTCACGGCATTTCGTGGCCGAGTTCCGCGCCGAGGCCGGCCCCCGGC
It encodes the following:
- a CDS encoding MarR family winged helix-turn-helix transcriptional regulator yields the protein MTDLDTDTSVDDLLLERQLCFGLSVASRSVIAAYKPVLAELSLTHPQYLVMLALWEKAPRKVKDLSDALLLESATLSPLLKRLEALGYVTRQRSASDERALAVDLTEAGAALRSKALAVPGTMMARLGLDRDSAMALHRTMMALIEAATHADAVPDN
- a CDS encoding aspartate kinase produces the protein MSLIVQKYGGSSVSDAEGILRVARRVMATQNDGHEVVVVVSAMGDTTDELLDLAAQVSEHPPARELDMLMTAGERISMALLAMAISSQGGVAQSFTGSQAGMITDGIHGKARIIDVDPHRVRTALDKGKVAIVAGFQGMSRATNEITTMGRGGSDTTAVALAAALDADVCEIYTDVDGVYTADPRVVSSAQKISKISSEEMLEMAASGAKILHLRCVEYARRFGLPIHVRSSFSDHEGTWVLPSPDDKIKISEGVALEQPIISGVAHDRSEAKVTVVGVPDIPGKAAMIFGIIAGAHSNIDMIVQNISTKGSGKTDISFTLPMVEGEDALNALRAKQADVGFEDLIYDDQIGKLSLIGAGMRSNPGVSYRFFQALSDAGVNIDLISTSEIRISVVTRADLLDDAVRAVHQAFDLDGDDEATVYGGTGR
- a CDS encoding ABC transporter ATP-binding protein, with protein sequence MSDPVPQTGPLGGHDVPGAAAAAPPGPFRGLAATGISRRFGSVPAVVDMDLHAPSGEVTALIGPNGAGKTTLLLVLASLLAPDTGHVSVMGIDPGKDPVAARARIGWMPDTLGVWESLTAREILAAMGRFYALPKTAIPGRVTELLELVNLTGLADQKARVLSRGQQQRLSLARALIHNPDVLLLDEPASGLDPGSRVSLRHILRKLAAEGKAVVVSSHVLAELDEIADRAVFVNAGRTVLAQTVAQASTQGRRYAIAALDPGRLTAELARLGVVVAPEPGRQGSVLVALGTEADAARLLADLVRAGVPVSAFAPASGALEETYLSMDVEQR
- a CDS encoding ABC transporter permease, whose product is MTNSVQLPDAAVPPSGGRRGFGGYVAGIAAVTSLEMRQRLRSRGWYIMLGVWFVIIGAVTALTWFSWDNARSANGDFGNSSVPGSLIFEIVLAFVLFFALLVAPAFSANAVNGDRAGGTLAILQVTLLRPGQILWGKFLASWLAGLAFLVASVPFLVFAILLGGLGAGHILVALLMLAVEVGVVCAVGVGVSALANRPLFSIVVTYLLVAALGLGTVIAFGLGTLVATPGTVLANQSYYKGQAVELGGQGLPPGITDQNSEYACFGPLTEQPAAHTERLAWLLAMNPFVVVADAIPYRVPASQDESPSGIFEVISQGARAAEAGPAATTQCANGRVSPAYLSQTTPLWPLGLGLQLLVTAILLALGWRALRTPARKLATGTRVA
- the ilvD gene encoding dihydroxy-acid dehydratase, with the protein product MPPLRSRTVTHGRNMAGARALMMASGVAKSDIGKPIVAVANSFTEFVPGHTHLAPVGRIVSDAIHEAGAIAREFNTIAVDDGIAMGHGGMLYSLPSRDLIADSVEYMVNAHCADVLVCISNCDKITPGMLMAALRLNIPTVFVSGGPMEAGRVTLTDGSIRSLDLVNAISDAVDATVSDADIELIEDNACPTCGSCSGMFTANSMNCLTEAIGLSLPGNGSLLATHTARKELYQRAGATAVALAKRYYEDDDDSVLPRSIASFEAFDNAMALDIAMGGSTNTILHLLAAAQEAGLKYDLEDIDAKSRKVPCLAKVAPNVAGNKTFYMEDVHRAGGIPALLGELNRGGLLHTNVKSVHSDNLTGWLDDWDIRGGKATEKALALWTAAPGGQRSSTAFSQSAEWTSLDTDAAEGCLRDVEHAFSKDGGLAVLRGNIAVDGAVVKTAGVDESIWTFEGPAVVCESQDEAVEKILSKTVKAGDVVVIRYEGPRGGPGMQEMLYPTSFLKGLGLGKVCALITDGRFSGGTSGLSIGHVSPEAASGGTIALVQDGDIIRIDIPNRGLELMVDPAELDARRELLESTTGYRPAARVREVSAALRAYASMATSADKGAVRQIPEDAVMMTAPRTSVPVLQ
- a CDS encoding helix-turn-helix transcriptional regulator gives rise to the protein MNEERRRELGQFLRDRRANLVRAELGLPPIGRSRTLGLRREEISAFAAVSVTWYTWLEQGRDINPSRQVLESIARVLRLTAAEQSYLLAMGGYAAVPTAEVVPIEAAPAHLQALLDALDFPAFAVAPDWGIAGWNNAYELLYSRIAHVGPEERNLLWLIFTDPQLRRMLPDWEETSRHFVAEFRAEAGPRLGSAAHTALVARLEAASPEFARIWADRDVEGFASRRRVFRHPAVGELVFEQHRLVPSDAPELHFVLYAPTPGTPTRERFAELAAGTG